The genomic interval TGCAGTTGCTCCAGAACATCACACTAGTAAAACCTTTACTAAGGAATTAGCTAAAAGCATAAAAAGACCTTATATAGGAATTGGAGTTCCCAGTTTTATTTTGAAGCTTGTGTTTGGAGATATGGCAAAAATATTACTAGAAGGCAGTAAAATTTCGGCAAAAAAAATCGAAAAGAACGGATATTCTTTTCGATTTGAAACACTTAAAAAAGCGTTGAATAATTTATAATGCTTCTTAGAAAGTAGATGTGATATTTAAAGCCACATCACTCCATGTTTTAGAAACTCCATCAGCTCCTTTATGCAATTCTAAACAAGCTGTATTTAATGATGCTAAAGCCTCAGATGCATTCCATTTGGTAATATCCATAGTAGCCTCCATCTTAAAAACCTTTCCTTCTATTGTATAAGTAAAAGCTACATTCTCTGTAACTCCGTTCATTTTAATTTCTGCAACACCATTGGTATCATCAGTTATTAATAATTTACCAGAAAGTAATTTTGTATTGTCCATCACACCAAAGAAGAATTTTTGAATTTTAAAATCTCTACTCGTGTCTTTTGTAAAAATGCTACTTACAGGAATTGAAAACTCCGTATTATTAATAGCTTCTTTAATAGAACTTCCTTCTCCTCCAGAAATTATGTCAACTTTATTAAACTGACCTCCTACAGGTACTTTCTCTGTAGTCTTATAAGCTACAAAGTTTATTTCATTTTTTGCTTCCTCTAAAGAAAAAGCTACTGCACTTGTTTTAGTTTTAATTGTATCTTCTTTTTTCTCATCAGATTTTTTATCTGATTTACAAGATGAAAAATTAAATGCTACAATCATTAATAATGATAAAACTACGACTCTTTTCATAATGTTATTGTTTAGTATTTAAAACTGTTTTTGCTAAATTAATGTATTCTTGTTTTGCTACGTCAGATTTCATGCCGTTTAATTGCATCCATGCATTTAACTTAAAAGCACTTCTAACGTTATGCTCATCATTAAAAGAAAACTTATTACCAAAATTTGCTTGCTTGTTATAAGCATAAAATTTTAGCATAATGTCTGGAGCAATCGATTCTTCTAGCATAGAAATCCTATAGAAAGCTTCGTTAAACTCTTTATCTAAATCAGATTCCATATGTGTTATTTTTCTGCAATTATCTGAACCCCACCTTTTACTGTGTCATTTAAAGATACATTTAGCTTTGTACCTAATGGAAGAAAAAGGTCTACTCTAGAACCAAATTTTATAAAACCTGCATCTGCTCCTTGTACTGCTGTATCGCCAACCTTTGCATAATTGACAATTCTTTTTGCCAAAGCTCCAGCAATTTGTCTATATAAAACATCACCAAAAGCTGCATTATTAACTACTACCGTAGTTCTTTCGTTTTCTGTAGATGCTTTCGGGTGCCATGCAACCAAGTATTTACCTGGATGATATTTACTATATTTTACAACTCCACTCATGGCATATCTAGTAACGTGTACGTTAATAGGAGACATAAAAATAGACACTTGTAATCTTTTTCCTTTAAAGTATTCTGGTTCTTCTACTTCTTCTATAACAACTACTTTACCATCTACCGGTGCAACTATTATGTTATCATTTAAAGCAGCAACTCTTTTAGGATTTCTAAAAAATTGTAGCACAATTACTAAAAAAGCAAGTAATATAACTTGAATTACTTTAACAAGCCAAGGTATATTAATTAAATTATCGGCTAATAATACACCTACAATTGTTATTATAAAGGTAATAACAATTATTTTATACCCTTCTTTGTGAAAACGAATCATACTTAAATTATAAAATTAATATACAAATATACAAATGGTGCTGCAAATAACAAGCTATCCAATCTATCTAAAATACCACCATGCCCAGGCATAATAGTACCACTATCTTTAATATTGGCTTGTCTTTTAAATTTAGATTCTACTAAATCTCCAATCGTACCAATTACACTAACAATAACAGCTATAACTAACCAATTAACTACTGTAAAATCGGTATTAAATTTACTAATTATAAAGGCAGCTATTAAAGCAAAAGCCAAACCTCCTAAAAAACCTTCTTGTGTCTTTTTTGGAGAAACCGAAATAAACAATTTTCGTTTTCCAAAATTTTTACCCACTAAAAAAGCAAAACTATCATTTACCCAAATCATAATTAAAATAGAAATTATTAAATGAGGGTTATAACCATCTTTACAAATAGGTAAAAGGATTAAAAAAATCATAGAAAAAACAGGATATCTAATCAGTAAACCAGATTTAGATCTATCATTAGAAAAAGTAATTTCTTTTTTAGTAAATAAGTAATAGATTAGAGATAACGATGAAATTATAGTAATTCCTAAAATAATAATTACGGCATAACTTTCTGGTCTTTTTAACATTAAGAACAATGTAAAACAAAAGAAAATATACCCTATCATTCCTTTAAAGTTGATGAGTTTAGAAAACTCCCAAACGCACAACAATCCAAAAATAGTTGTTAGAACCACATACGATTCTTTAGAAAAAAGAATCGCTGATATAAAAATTAAAACGTAAATTATGCCTGAAAGACTCCTTTTTAAAAGGTTACTCATATTATAAATCTTCTAATAGCAGCAAATATAAGTTTTTTGAGTTACTGTTTCCGTAGTTTAAGAAATTATCATCATTTTTATGAATGTTATAATTTTTTATGGCAGAAATGTTGGTTGGTAAATCATTCTTATGATGAATTTTAATACCCGTTAAACCTTGCCCCATATCTTTAACCAACTGACTCGTAGTTGCATAAACTATAAAATTTTGAGGCATTTCTGACAACTTAATACTTTTTAATTGTTTCGATGAAAATAAAATATCTCCATTATCTGCAATCAAATGCTCACAATTCAAGAAAACAGGAAAATTTGAATTGAAATTTCTATTCATTGCCACCTCATGTCTGTTTAAAAAGGCAGATAACTTGTCATCTAAAAGTGTTAATTGATTCCAATTATTCTCTTTTAAAATGCTCTTTAAATTCTCTACAACTTCACTTTCTTTTAAACAATATAAAAACTTACCTCCTTTTTCAAGGAAATTATGTACAAAAAGATCATCCAAAGAAAGATCTACTTCTTGTCTTTGGATGTCATTTTCTTCTTTATTGGGTATGTTGAATAGCTTTTTAAAAAAATTCATTTATTATTCTTCAGTTTTTAATTCTACTGGAGGAATGTCTTTTTTCTCATCAACGATTTCTACTTCAAGAGGTTCTTCAAAAGGTCTTTTACCGAATATCTTTTCTAAATCGTCTTTAAAAATAACTTCTTTTTCCAATAATAATTCTGCAAGAGTCGTTAATTTATCTTTGTTTTCTTGTAAAATTTCGATTGCTCTTAAATATTGAGCTTCAATAATTTTAGAAATTTCTTGATCTATTGTTTTACCAGTCTCTTCACTATAAGGTTTAACAAAACCATCGTTTCCAGAAGAATCATAATAGGTAACATTACCAACTGCTTCATTTAAACCATAAACAGTTACCATTGCTTTTGCTTGCTTAGTCACTTTTTCTAAATCACTTAAAGCCCCTGTAGATATTTTATCAAACATTACTTTTTCTGCGGCTCTACCTCCCATGGTAGCACACATTTCATCTAACATCTGCTCTGTCTGTACAATCATTCTTTCTGCTGGCAAATACCAAGCAGCTCCTAAAGATTGTCCTCTTGGTACAATAGTAACTTTTACCAATGGTGCAGCATGCTCTAACATCCAACTAATAGTTGCGTGACCTGCTTCATGAAAAGCAATTACTTTTTTCTCTTTAGGTGTAATTACTTTATTTTTCTTTTCTAAACCACCAACAATTCTATCTACAGCATCTAAGAAATCTTGATGATGAATTGCTTTTTTACCATTTCTGGCAGCAATTAATGCCGATTCGTTACACATGTTTGCAATATCTGCCCCAGAAAAACCAGGCGTTTGTTGAGCTAAGAAATCTATCTTAACATCTTCTGCTAATTTTAAAGGTTTGATGTGTACTTCAAAAATTTCTTTCCTTTCGTTGATGTTTGGTAAATCTACATAGATCTGTCTATCAAAACGACCAGCACGCATTAACGCACTATCTAAAACATCTGCTCTGTTTGTTGCTGCTAATACAATAACATTTACATCTGTACCAAAACCATCCATTTCTGTTAATAATTGATTCAACGTGTTTTCACGCTCATCATTACCACCAGTCATACTATTTTTTCCACGAGCTCTACCAATAGCGTCTATCTCATCAATAAAAATAATAGATGGAGATTTCTCTGCAGCTTTTTTAAATAAATCTCTTACACGAGAAGCACCTACACCTACAAACATTTCAACAAAATCTGAACCAGATAATGAGAAAAAAGGAACATCTGCTTCACCTGCAACTGCTTTGGCTAATAATGTTTTTCCTGTTCCAGGAGGTCCTACTAATAAAGCTCCTTTTGGAATTTTACCTCCTAAAGAAGTATATTTCTCAGGGTTCTTTAAGAAGTCTACAATTTCTTGTACTTCTTCTTTAGCACCTTCTAATCCGGCAACATTTTCGAACGTAGTTTTAACCTTTGTGTCTTTGTCAAATAACTTTGCTTTAGACTTACCAATGCTAAAGATTTGACCTCCACCACCAGATCCAGCACCACCACCAGACATTCTTTTCATAAAAAATAACCAAACAGCAATTAATATTATAAAAGGTAAGAAACCTAAAATAGTATCAAAAATACTTGTTTTGTTTTCATTTTTTATATCAAAGTCTAACTCGTTCGCTTGTCTCGCTTTTTCAATATTATTTTCGAAATTTTGTAAATCCCCGAAATTATAGTCATAAAAAGAAGAGCCTTGTGTATAAAAAGCAGAGTTTATAATCTTACTATAACGCTCTTTTTTTTGTGCTTCTTCTTTAATATAAATCTGAGCTAAATTATTATTTAAAACAACAATTCTAGAAATATCATTGTCTTTTAAAATGTCATTAAACTCATTTTTAGAAATACTTTTAGTAGCTAAATCTCCACTACTAAAAAACTGGAATGCCATTATTACTACAAATATTGCACCATATATCCAATACGCGTTAAACTTAAATTTAGGCATATTAGAATTACTATCTTTTTTTGAATCACTCATTTATTTAAAAAATAAAAAGATTAAACTGATTTTATCTCTGTAATTTTTGCATCACCCCAAAGACTTTCAATATCATAATAGTCACGAACTTGTTTTTGAAAAATGTGTACTACTACGTTTACATAATCCATTAAAACCCATTCAGAATTTGTTTGACCTTCTATATGCCAAGGTTTGTCTTTAAGTTCTTTGCTTACTATTTTTTGAATAGAACCAGAAATTGCATTTACTTGTGTATTTGAGTTACCCGAGCAGATTATAAAATAATCGCATACAGTATTCTCTATATCTCGTAAGTCTAATAATTGAATATTTTCTCCTTTTACCTCATCAATCCCTTTAATAATTAAAGCAATTAAATCATCTGTACTTACTTTTTTATTTGTCATTAACTTTTTTCTATATTTAACGCAAAGTTATTATTTTTTTGCGAGTATTTTGTGTATTATTACAGTAGTTTACACTTTATTTAACACTTGAAAACAATCAAACTTAGTGCCACCGATTCTACGAATTCTTTTTTAAAGGATTTAGCTCAAAATTCTACCCTAGAGAATTTTACAACTGTTGTTACTCAAAACCAAATAAAAGGGAGAGGTCAGCAACAAAACAAGTGGGTATCCGAACCTCACAAAAACCTTACATTCAGTATCTTTATTAGCTTTACCGATTTAAAGGTAGTTCAAAAAAAATATTTAAACTTTGCAATCTCATTAGCTATTTATGATGTTTTATTTGCTAATAATTTACCAAAGCCGTCTATAAAATGGCCTAACGACATTCTGTCAGCAAACAAGAAAATTTGTGGCATTTTAATAGAAAACACGTTTTCTGGCGACCGTATTAAAAATTCTTTTGTAGGAATTGGGATAAATATAAATCAAGAAACTTTTCCAGCATACTTAAACAACGCTACTTCTTTAAAATTAGAAACCGGTCTAGAATATGATTTAGATCTTTTACTAAAAGCTATTTTAGACGAAATTAAAAAAAATATAAAACGCTTAACTTCTCAAAATTTCAACCTTTTAGAAGAAAAATATTTAGACGTATTGTATAAAAAAAATATCCCTACTATGTTTAAAAATAGTAAGGATGAGATTTTTATGGGAATGATTTCTGGAATTTCAGATTTCGGAAAGCTACAAGTTCAATTAGAAGACGATGTCATCAAAGAATTTGGACTTAAAGAAATTTCTTTCCTTTAAAGTTTCCCTATATTTTCTGTAAGTGTATCTACAAATTTTGTCAATGGTTTTTTAATCATCATTGCCATCATTGCATTAAATTCTCCATCGAATTTTAAGCTTACTTCTGTTTTGTTTTCTTCAATCTCATTAAGATCCGCAGCTAAAGTAAAAGGTAATTTACTACTTGCAGCACCTAATGTAATATTAGTAAACGGTGTTTTTTCTTTTAAAACAAGTCTAATCTCTGGCATACCAGGTAAACCGAATATAAAAGATTCACCATCAACTTCAAATTTTTGAATATTTTCTGGCATTAATTGCTCAAAGTTCTTTAAATCTGAAAAAAAGGCAAACAATTCTTCAGCAGATTTGTCAATAGTAACTGTATTTCCGTTTATATTCATATTTTAAATTTTACTGTTTCCACTCACTAGGGTTCTTTCTCCAATCATTTAATGTAGCCAACTCTTTATCTGTAATATAATTACTATCTAAAGCTTGTTCTAACAAGTTTTCGTAATTACTTAAAGTAGTTAATCCTACATTTTTTTCTTCAAAATTCTTCTTTGCAATATCAAATCCATAAGAAAAAATAGCAACCATACCTTTTACAACACCACCCGCTTCTTTTAAAGCTTCTACTGCATTTAAGCTACTATTACCTGTACTTATTAAATCTTCAATTACAACAACATTTTGTCCGCTTTCTAAATGCCCTTCAATTTGGTTCTTTCTACCATGCTTTTTTGGCTCTGGCCTAACATAAATAAAAGGAACACCTAATTGTTGCGCTACTAAAACCCCAATAGCAATTGCACCTGTAGCAACACCAGCAATAACATCTGGCTTACCATATTCTAATTCTACAAGTTTTGATATTTCTTCTTTAAGAAAAACACGAACTGGAGGATAAGATAAAGTAACTCTATTATCACAATATATTGGAGACTTCCAACCTGACGCCCAATTAAAGGGATCATTTGGGCTTAACTTTATTGCTTTTATTTGCAATAAAAGTTCAGCTGTTTTTTTTGCCGTATCTTTGTTTAAAATCATATCGCAAATGTATAAAGTTTTTGTAAATGATACGCCAATAATTTTCACTTCTTGTTCACAAAAAGAAAATATTTTTCCTGTTTACAATTTTAAGAATATTGTTTTTGATGAAATTATTCTGAAACTAAAAAGCAAGGAACTTAAAGGGGTTGTTTTCTACTCTACTGACTTAGAGAATGATTGGAAATCTTTTTTATCAAATATGAAGTTAATTCCCGCCGCTGGCGGATTAGTAATAAACCCCAAAAAAGAAGTTTTATTTATTTTTAGAAACGGTGTTTGGGATTTACCAAAAGGATGGATTGAAAAAGGAGAAACCATAGAAACGGCTGCAATTAGAGAAGTAGAAGAAGAATGTGGCATTTCTAATCTAGAAATGATCAAACCATTACTGACAACCTATCATATTTATTTTCATAAAGGAGTTAAACTAAAACAGACTTATTGGTATTTAATGACTTCTAATTATTCAGAAAAACTAACACCTCAACTAGAAGAAGGCATTACCGAAGTTGTTTTTAAAAATAAAACAGCAATTAAGGCCGCACTAGAAAATACGTATGCAAATATTCAATTAGTGTATAACACCTATCTAGAAAATTCTAATTAGTAAAGTTCTAAGAATTAATATTCGTTTTTATAATTTTTTCTCTTTACTCCGTTAAGTATTTCATTTTTAATTAGTTCTTATTCAAGAATTCATTGCGTAGTTATCTGATAAATACATTTATATGAATTAACAATACTCATAAGAAAGGTCGTTTTTTAAAAAAACCGTCTATCTTTGCCGACTTTAAAAATTAACCAAATTATGACTGAATTTATTAGAAAAATATTACCAAACGCAAAAGATGATGTACTTGCAGGAATAACCGTTTCCTTAGCAATGATACCAGAAGTTGTAGCTTTTGCCTTTGTAGCACAAATAAGTCCTATTGTGGCATTGTTTGGTGCTTTTGTAGTAGGAATTATTTCAGCAAGTTTTGGTGGAAGACCAGGTTTAATCTCTGGAGCAGCAGGTGCTGTAGCTGTTATTTTTGTTCATATGATACAAGAAGGACATGCAAAAGGCTTATTATTTGACAATCCTGTAGAAAATATGGGCTATTTCTATCTCTTAGCCGCCGTGGTATTAATGGGTGTGATACAAGTTTTTGCTGGCCTCTTTAAGTTAGGCAAATTTGTACGTCTAATTCCGCATCCCGTAATGATGGGCTTTGTAAACGGATTGGCCATTGTTATTTTTATGGCACAATTGGGAATGTTTAAAGAAAACAAAAAAGATTTCTACGGACAAAATATGCGTAAAACAGAATCTAAAGAACTGGTTTATAGCGTATCTAATAACCAAGTTAAAGATTTAGTTTCTAACACGGTAATATTTACTATTGATGATAATATCGTTAAAAATAGTACCACAAACGAAGAGTTATTTTTAATTTCTGAAGGTCAGGTTTTTGATCTTAACACTAAAAAAGTAGTTTTTAATATTTCTGATGAAGGTTTTTATTCTGTTAAAGATTCTGGAGTTGTAAAATATAGCATGCAAGGCAACACCTTATATGTAATGATTGGTTTGGTATTACTAACCATGTTAATTGTTTGGGGCTTACCTAAAATTACAACAAAAATTCCTGCTGCATTAACAGCTATTTTAATAGTTACTTTAATCTCTATTTTTACCGGATTAAATTCTATTAATGTTGGAGATTTTATTAGAGACGGTGGTGGAGCTGGTTTAAACGGAATTGCAGAACTTTCTAAAAACTTAAATGTTTTAGAATTGTGGAGCAACCTTCCTTTTAATTTAGATACTTTAAAGTTTATTGCTCCGTATGCCTTTTTAGCAGCGTCAGTTGGTTTAATAGAAACCTTAATGACTATGAATCTAGTAGATGAATTAACAGAAACTAGAGGAAACGGAAATCAGGAATGTATTGCGCAAGGTGCAGGAAACATTGTAAGTGGTGCTTTTGGTGGTACTGGTGGATGTGGTATGATTGGGCAAACAGTTATAAACATTAATGCTGGCGGACGTGGACGTTTATCTGGTATAATGATGGCTTTAACCCTATTGACTTTTATTTTATTTGCTGATAAATATATTGAGCAAGTACCAATTGCAGCGCTTGTTGGAGTTATGTTTATGATGGTTATAGAAACATTTGCTTGGTCTAGTTTCAGAATTTTAAAGAAAATTCCAATGTCTGATGCTGCTGTATTAATCATAGTATCTGCAGTAACAGTTTTCTTTGATTTAGCCATTGCCGTATTTGTTGGGGTTATTATTTCTGCTTTATCTTTTGCTTGGACAAGTGCTAAGAAAATTAGAGCTAGAAAACGCTTTAAAGAAGACGGAACAAAAATTTACGAAATTTGGGGACCACTTTTCTTTGGAAGTATTACAGAATTTAACGGGAAGTTTGACATAAAAAATGACCCAGATGTTGTAGAAATAGATTTTGTAGAAGCACGTGTTACAGATCATTCTGCCATAGAAGCAATTTTTAACTTGGTAGAAAAATACCAAGCAGCTGGTAAAAAAGTAACTTTAAAACATTTAAGCGAAGATTGTAAACTATTATTATACAAATCTAGCCCTGTTTTTTCTGAGGTAATTTTAGAAGATATTGATGATCCTCGTTATCATTTAGCAGCGAATCCTGAAGATTTTCCTAAACCATTAGGTGAATATAAATTTTAGAGAATGTATTTATAGATAATTAAAAAAGCTCAACTTTTAAAAGTTGAGCTTTTTTAATTCATTTTTTTTACCTAAATTTGTAACCAATGTATAAGGTTGTGTAATATGGTTACAAAAGATTATTATTCTTTAAATGAAGTTTCTCAAATCCTTGGGAAAAGCAAGGAAACTCTAAGGCGTTGGGATAGAGATGGTAAATTTACTGCTGTTAGAGAACCAATTAGTGAGTATAGAATATACAAAAAAGAACAAGTTAATACATTATTGAAGCAGCTATCAATTAACTACGAAGATACTGTAGATAATGCTGTAAAACCAATTAAAAATTTTAAAGTTTTAGAATTATTTGCTGGAGCAGGAGGTTTAGCTATAGGTTTAGAAAAAGCTGGAATTAAATGTGTTGCTTTAAACGAAATAGATAAATGGG from Polaribacter sejongensis carries:
- a CDS encoding YceI family protein; this encodes MKRVVVLSLLMIVAFNFSSCKSDKKSDEKKEDTIKTKTSAVAFSLEEAKNEINFVAYKTTEKVPVGGQFNKVDIISGGEGSSIKEAINNTEFSIPVSSIFTKDTSRDFKIQKFFFGVMDNTKLLSGKLLITDDTNGVAEIKMNGVTENVAFTYTIEGKVFKMEATMDITKWNASEALASLNTACLELHKGADGVSKTWSDVALNITSTF
- a CDS encoding acyl-CoA-binding protein; the encoded protein is MESDLDKEFNEAFYRISMLEESIAPDIMLKFYAYNKQANFGNKFSFNDEHNVRSAFKLNAWMQLNGMKSDVAKQEYINLAKTVLNTKQ
- a CDS encoding phosphatidylserine decarboxylase family protein, producing the protein MIRFHKEGYKIIVITFIITIVGVLLADNLINIPWLVKVIQVILLAFLVIVLQFFRNPKRVAALNDNIIVAPVDGKVVVIEEVEEPEYFKGKRLQVSIFMSPINVHVTRYAMSGVVKYSKYHPGKYLVAWHPKASTENERTTVVVNNAAFGDVLYRQIAGALAKRIVNYAKVGDTAVQGADAGFIKFGSRVDLFLPLGTKLNVSLNDTVKGGVQIIAEK
- a CDS encoding phosphatidate cytidylyltransferase → MSNLLKRSLSGIIYVLIFISAILFSKESYVVLTTIFGLLCVWEFSKLINFKGMIGYIFFCFTLFLMLKRPESYAVIIILGITIISSLSLIYYLFTKKEITFSNDRSKSGLLIRYPVFSMIFLILLPICKDGYNPHLIISILIMIWVNDSFAFLVGKNFGKRKLFISVSPKKTQEGFLGGLAFALIAAFIISKFNTDFTVVNWLVIAVIVSVIGTIGDLVESKFKRQANIKDSGTIMPGHGGILDRLDSLLFAAPFVYLYINFII
- the ftsH gene encoding ATP-dependent zinc metalloprotease FtsH, which produces MSDSKKDSNSNMPKFKFNAYWIYGAIFVVIMAFQFFSSGDLATKSISKNEFNDILKDNDISRIVVLNNNLAQIYIKEEAQKKERYSKIINSAFYTQGSSFYDYNFGDLQNFENNIEKARQANELDFDIKNENKTSIFDTILGFLPFIILIAVWLFFMKRMSGGGAGSGGGGQIFSIGKSKAKLFDKDTKVKTTFENVAGLEGAKEEVQEIVDFLKNPEKYTSLGGKIPKGALLVGPPGTGKTLLAKAVAGEADVPFFSLSGSDFVEMFVGVGASRVRDLFKKAAEKSPSIIFIDEIDAIGRARGKNSMTGGNDERENTLNQLLTEMDGFGTDVNVIVLAATNRADVLDSALMRAGRFDRQIYVDLPNINERKEIFEVHIKPLKLAEDVKIDFLAQQTPGFSGADIANMCNESALIAARNGKKAIHHQDFLDAVDRIVGGLEKKNKVITPKEKKVIAFHEAGHATISWMLEHAAPLVKVTIVPRGQSLGAAWYLPAERMIVQTEQMLDEMCATMGGRAAEKVMFDKISTGALSDLEKVTKQAKAMVTVYGLNEAVGNVTYYDSSGNDGFVKPYSEETGKTIDQEISKIIEAQYLRAIEILQENKDKLTTLAELLLEKEVIFKDDLEKIFGKRPFEEPLEVEIVDEKKDIPPVELKTEE
- the rsfS gene encoding ribosome silencing factor — encoded protein: MTNKKVSTDDLIALIIKGIDEVKGENIQLLDLRDIENTVCDYFIICSGNSNTQVNAISGSIQKIVSKELKDKPWHIEGQTNSEWVLMDYVNVVVHIFQKQVRDYYDIESLWGDAKITEIKSV
- a CDS encoding biotin--[acetyl-CoA-carboxylase] ligase translates to MKTIKLSATDSTNSFLKDLAQNSTLENFTTVVTQNQIKGRGQQQNKWVSEPHKNLTFSIFISFTDLKVVQKKYLNFAISLAIYDVLFANNLPKPSIKWPNDILSANKKICGILIENTFSGDRIKNSFVGIGININQETFPAYLNNATSLKLETGLEYDLDLLLKAILDEIKKNIKRLTSQNFNLLEEKYLDVLYKKNIPTMFKNSKDEIFMGMISGISDFGKLQVQLEDDVIKEFGLKEISFL
- a CDS encoding SRPBCC family protein, with amino-acid sequence MNINGNTVTIDKSAEELFAFFSDLKNFEQLMPENIQKFEVDGESFIFGLPGMPEIRLVLKEKTPFTNITLGAASSKLPFTLAADLNEIEENKTEVSLKFDGEFNAMMAMMIKKPLTKFVDTLTENIGKL
- the pyrE gene encoding orotate phosphoribosyltransferase — its product is MILNKDTAKKTAELLLQIKAIKLSPNDPFNWASGWKSPIYCDNRVTLSYPPVRVFLKEEISKLVELEYGKPDVIAGVATGAIAIGVLVAQQLGVPFIYVRPEPKKHGRKNQIEGHLESGQNVVVIEDLISTGNSSLNAVEALKEAGGVVKGMVAIFSYGFDIAKKNFEEKNVGLTTLSNYENLLEQALDSNYITDKELATLNDWRKNPSEWKQ
- a CDS encoding NUDIX hydrolase, translating into MYKVFVNDTPIIFTSCSQKENIFPVYNFKNIVFDEIILKLKSKELKGVVFYSTDLENDWKSFLSNMKLIPAAGGLVINPKKEVLFIFRNGVWDLPKGWIEKGETIETAAIREVEEECGISNLEMIKPLLTTYHIYFHKGVKLKQTYWYLMTSNYSEKLTPQLEEGITEVVFKNKTAIKAALENTYANIQLVYNTYLENSN
- a CDS encoding SulP family inorganic anion transporter gives rise to the protein MTEFIRKILPNAKDDVLAGITVSLAMIPEVVAFAFVAQISPIVALFGAFVVGIISASFGGRPGLISGAAGAVAVIFVHMIQEGHAKGLLFDNPVENMGYFYLLAAVVLMGVIQVFAGLFKLGKFVRLIPHPVMMGFVNGLAIVIFMAQLGMFKENKKDFYGQNMRKTESKELVYSVSNNQVKDLVSNTVIFTIDDNIVKNSTTNEELFLISEGQVFDLNTKKVVFNISDEGFYSVKDSGVVKYSMQGNTLYVMIGLVLLTMLIVWGLPKITTKIPAALTAILIVTLISIFTGLNSINVGDFIRDGGGAGLNGIAELSKNLNVLELWSNLPFNLDTLKFIAPYAFLAASVGLIETLMTMNLVDELTETRGNGNQECIAQGAGNIVSGAFGGTGGCGMIGQTVININAGGRGRLSGIMMALTLLTFILFADKYIEQVPIAALVGVMFMMVIETFAWSSFRILKKIPMSDAAVLIIVSAVTVFFDLAIAVFVGVIISALSFAWTSAKKIRARKRFKEDGTKIYEIWGPLFFGSITEFNGKFDIKNDPDVVEIDFVEARVTDHSAIEAIFNLVEKYQAAGKKVTLKHLSEDCKLLLYKSSPVFSEVILEDIDDPRYHLAANPEDFPKPLGEYKF